In Bacteroidales bacterium, the genomic stretch AACAAGATTTAAAAACTTAAAAACAATTGTTATGGCAAAAGGAAAGGATGCAAAGAAAAATGTAAAAAAAGAAGCACAAAAATCAGCAAAAGAAAAAAAAGCTGAAAAGCGAGAAAAGAAAGCAAAGAAATAGGACATAAAATTAACAGGATTATTACAATGATACAAATTAAAGACTTTAAAAACTACGAAGGCAAAACAATTGAGACGCGAGGCTGGGTAACCAATAAACGCAGCGGAAAAGGTCTTGAATTTATAATTTTAAGAGACGGCAGCGGATATGCTCAATGTATTGTAAGCAGCGATGATGTCAGCGATGATATATTTGAAACAGCAAAACGATTATCGCAAGAAAGTTCAATTCAACTTACCGGAACAATTGTGAGAGATGAAAAACAATTGGGCGGCTACGAGCTTCAAATTTCCGACTTAAAACTTATTGGAAAATCAGAAGACTACCCTATTACAAACAAAGAACACGGAATTGAGTTTTTAATGGACAACCGGCATCTTTGGTTACGCTCAAAGCGTCAGTGGGCAATTCTTAAGGTCAGAAACCGAATTATTTTTGCAATAAATAACTTTTTTCAGAAAGAGGGTTTTGTTCAAACCGACTCTCCTATTTTTACGGGTAATGCTGCCGAAGGCTCAACAACTTTATTCTCCTCAAAATATTACGATCAAGATGCATACCTCGCACAAACAGGACAACTTTACGGAGAGGCAATGGCAATGGCAATGGGTAAAATTTATACTTTCGGACCGACTTTCAGAGCCGAAAAATCAAAAACCAGAAGGCATCTTTCCGAATTTTGGATGATTGAACCAGAAATGGCTTTTTATGACAACGACATGAATATGAACATGATAGAGCAATTTTTGAAATATATTGTTGCCGATGTTCTTGAAAACTGTAAAGAAGAACTTGTTATTTTAGACAGAGATATTTCTGTTTTTGAAAATATGAAAACAGAAGGTTTCCCAAGACTTACTTATGACGAAGCCGTTGAAATAATTAAAGGAACAAAAAAAGTTAACGGAAAAACAAGTATTGAACTTCTGGAAGAAGATTTAGCAAAAGTTAAAACCCAAATCTCAGAAAACAAAAAAGGAATTGAAGAGAGAGAAAAAGAAATTGCCGGAGGAGTAAAAAAAGGCAAACGAAATTTCTTACAAAATAAAATTGACCAATTAAAAAACGAAATAAGTACACTTGAACAAACAGAAAAAAACATTCCGCA encodes the following:
- a CDS encoding asparagine--tRNA ligase, giving the protein MIQIKDFKNYEGKTIETRGWVTNKRSGKGLEFIILRDGSGYAQCIVSSDDVSDDIFETAKRLSQESSIQLTGTIVRDEKQLGGYELQISDLKLIGKSEDYPITNKEHGIEFLMDNRHLWLRSKRQWAILKVRNRIIFAINNFFQKEGFVQTDSPIFTGNAAEGSTTLFSSKYYDQDAYLAQTGQLYGEAMAMAMGKIYTFGPTFRAEKSKTRRHLSEFWMIEPEMAFYDNDMNMNMIEQFLKYIVADVLENCKEELVILDRDISVFENMKTEGFPRLTYDEAVEIIKGTKKVNGKTSIELLEEDLAKVKTQISENKKGIEEREKEIAGGVKKGKRNFLQNKIDQLKNEISTLEQTEKNIPQWLESAKNFKYGNDFGGSDETVITRMFDVPVMVYNWPHEIKAFYMKRDASAPELAKGVDVLAPEGYGEIVGGGERETDLNLLIEKINEHNLPMSEFEWYLDLRRYGSVPHAGFGLGLERTVAWICGTQHIRETIPFPRYYGRLRP